Proteins found in one Miscanthus floridulus cultivar M001 chromosome 4, ASM1932011v1, whole genome shotgun sequence genomic segment:
- the LOC136551411 gene encoding protein MODIFYING WALL LIGNIN-1-like, with translation MASIIVQAVVILLDVIAFGLGVAAEQRRSRATVTPDPAKEYDYCVYDSDIATGYGVGALLLLAAAQVVLMVSSRCFCCGRGLKPGGSRACALILFLFTWVTFLIAEACLLAGSVRNAYHTRYRGVFYGESLSCETVRKGVFAAGAAFTFFTAILGEVYYLSYSKSRDAAGGAPYGGSSIGMGPYN, from the exons ATGGCGTCCATCATCGTGCAGGCGGTGGTGATCCTCCTGGACGTCATCGCCTTCGGCCTGGGAGTGGCCGCCGAGCAGCGCCGGAGCCGGGCCACCGTCACCCCGGACCCCGCCAAGGAGTACGACTACTGCGTCTACGACTCCGACATCGCCACGGGCTACGGCGTCGGCGCgctgctcctcctcgccgccgcgcAGGTCGTGCTCATGGTCTCCAGCCGCTGCTTCTGCTGCGGCCGCGGGCTCAAGCCGGGAGGCTCCCGCGCCTGCGcgctcatcctcttcctcttcacaTG GGTGACCTTCCTCATCGCGGAGGCGTGCCTGCTGGCAGGATCAGTACGCAACGCGTACCACACCCGGTACAGGGGCGTATTCTATGGCGAATCCCTCTCATGTGAGACGGTGCGAAAGGGCGTCTTCGCTGCTGGTGCGGCCTTCACCTTCTTCACGGCCATCTTGGGCGAGGTGTACTACCTCAGCTACTCGAAGTCCCGAGATGCCGCTGGTGGTGCCCCCTACGGCGGCTCCAGCATTGGCATGGGCCCATACAACTAA
- the LOC136548435 gene encoding uncharacterized protein: MGSYSDYTDCDVVPMEACSLLLGRPWQYDIDCLHHGRTNHYSLLFKGKKIILHPMTLEQIVKDDIARATKALKQCQQQPATSKEIKLHAPVLLATHADFDELHVDNMPCYALGIEVDSSKIDAIQSWPMPTTVTQIQSFLGLAGFYRRFMRDFSSIATLLHELTKKGVPFSWDAAQDEAFTILKDKLTHAPLLQLPDFNKIYTMLSQLDFKIFGLQTVKEQYADDPGFQDIMLHCKDDKPWGKFHVVYGYIPQAPIDLLSFDPLDAPHVDAIARVQQMLDIHEQTQQNIAHTNAKNQAVGSKGRKLVTFEPGDLVWLYLRKDRFPSLRRSKLMPRAAGPFKVLKKINDNAYILDLPADYGVSSSFNVVDLKPYVGEAEELPSRTTSIQEGEDDEDINTDTGMATPTEPA; encoded by the exons ATGGGTTCTTATTCTGATTATACTGATTGCGATGTTGTTCCTATGGAGGCATGTTCATTGTTGCTTGGTAGGCCATGGCAATATGATATTGATTGTTTACATCATGGTCGCACAAATCATTATTCATTACTGTTTAAGGGCAAGAAAATTATTCTTCATCCAATGACCCTTGAACAGATTGTGAAAGATGACATTGCTAGGGCTACTAAAGCATTAAAACAATGCCAACAACAACCAGCCACGTCTAAAGAAATTAAGCTACATGCTCCTGTTTTACTTGCTACGcatgctgattttgatgaactacatgttgataatatgccttgctatgcgctt GGCATTGAGGTGGACAGCAGCAAGATTGACGCCATCCAGAGCTGGCCCATGCCAACGACAGTTACGCAGATTCAGAGTTTTCTTGGGCTTGCAGGTTTCTACCGACGGTTCATGCGTGACTTCAGCTCCATTGCCACCCTGTTgcatgagctcaccaagaagggCGTTCCTTTCTCCTGGGATGCGGCACAGGACGAGGCATTCACCAttctaaaagataagttgacacatgcccccttactacagctacctgatttcaataagat ATACACCATGCTGTCCCAGTTAGACTTTAAAATTTTTGGTTTACAAACTGTGAAAGAACAATACGCCGATGATCCTGGATTTCAGGACATCATGCTGCATTGCAAGGATGATAAACCATGGGGTAAATTCCAT GTTGTCTATGGTTACATTCCACAGGCACCAATtgacttgctgtcctttgaccctttggacgccccacatgtcgatgctattgcacgtgttcaacaaatGTTGGACATCCATGAGCAAACACAGCAGAACATTGCGCACACTAATGCTAAAAATCAGGCTGTTGGTAGTAAAGGACGTAAACTTGTTACTTTTGAACCTGGTGACTTGGTTTGGTTGTATTTGCGCAAGGATCGCTTTCCTAGTTTGCGCAGGTCTAAGCTGATGCCCCGTGCTGCTGGTCCCTTCAAGGTGTTAAAGAAAATCAATGATAATGCTTATATACTTGACCTGCCTGCAGACTATGGTGTTTCCTCTAGTTTTAATGTTGTAGATTTGAAACCATATGTGGGCGAGGCTGAGGAGCTGCCATCGAGGACGACTtcgattcaagaaggggaggatgatgaggacatcaacaccgacacgggaatggctactccaactgaaccagcatag